One part of the Melitaea cinxia chromosome 8, ilMelCinx1.1, whole genome shotgun sequence genome encodes these proteins:
- the LOC123655505 gene encoding aldehyde dehydrogenase X, mitochondrial-like, whose translation MVKVDVKYTKLFINNEWVDAVSKKTFPTINPQDESVIAHVAEGDKADIDIAVAAAKKAFHRYSEWRKLDASQRGRLLLKLADLIERDLEYLGQLETLDNGKPVKQATGEAAWTAQIIRYYAGKADKILGNTIPADGEVLSMTLKEPVGVCGQILPWNYPIPMFVWKIAPALAAGCTIVLKPAEQTPLTALALAALVKEAGFPPGVVNVVPGYGPTAGAALTNHPDVDKIAFTGSTEVGRIIMSGASAVNLKRVTLELGGKSPLVIFNDADVEKAAEIAHGAVFANAGQSCVAATRTYVQSGIYDAFVAKAAEIAKKRTVGNSYTDVEQGPQIDEEMFSKVLNYIKSGKEQGARCVTGGERIGNVGYFIQPTVFADVKDDMKIAREEIFGPVQSILKFDTFDEAVDRANDTNYGLGAGVITNDITTALSFAKHVRAGSIWVNTYSVVATQTPFGGFKESGIGRELGEDGILQYLETKTLTISLPKQPAI comes from the exons ATGGTGAAAGTTGATGTTAAATACACTAAG ttgttcaTCAACAATGAATGGGTAGATGCTGTAAGCAAGAAGACTTTTCCTACCATCAACCCTCAAGATGAGTCTGTCATCGCTCATGTCGCGGAAGGAGACAAG GCTGATATAGACATCGCTGTAGCCGCTGCCAAGAAAGCATTTCACAGATACTCGGAATGGAGGAAACTTGATGCTTCTCAACGAGGTAGACTCCTCCTTAAGCTAGCGGACCTCATTGAAAGAGATCTTGAGTACTTAGGACAACTGGAAACTTTAGACAACGGCAAACCAGTGAAACAAGCTACCGGTGAAGCTGCTTGGACTGCCCAAATTATCAGATATTATGCTGGGAAAGCTGACAAAATATTGGGCAACACTATACCTGCTG ACGGGGAAGTCCTCTCTATGACCCTGAAGGAACCTGTGGGTGTTTGCGGTCAAATTCTACCATGGAATTACCCTATCCCTATGTTCGTCTGGAAAATCGCACCTGCCTTGGCAGCTG GGTGCACCATTGTCCTCAAGCCTGCAGAGCAAACTCCACTCACAGCTCTTGCGCTAGCCGCATTGGTAAAGGAGGCTGGCTTTCCACCTGGCGTTGTGAACGTCGTCCCTGGATATGGACCCACCGCTGGTGCGGCACTCACTAATCATCCCGATGTAGATAAAATTGCTTTCACGGGATCCACAGAG gTTGGACGCATTATTATGAGCGGTGCTTCGGCAGTAAATTTGAAACGCGTAACATTGGAACTAGGAGGAAAGAGTCCTCTGGTAATTTTCAACGACGCCGATG tcgAAAAGGCAGCAGAGATTGCCCATGGTGCTGTTTTCGCTAACGCTGGTCAGAGCTGCGTTGCCGCAACGAGGACCTACGTTCAGTCCGGTATTTATGACGCGTTCGTTGCAAAGGCAGCAGAAATCGCTAAAAAGCGCACCGTCGGCAACTCTTACACAGATGTTGAACAGGGACCTCAG ATTGACGAGGAAATGTTCTCAAAAGTCTTGAATTACATTAAATCAGGCAAAGAGCAAGGTGCCCGTTGTGTCACTGGTGGTGAACGAATTGGAAACGTTGGATACTTCATTCAACCTACCGTATTTGCTGATGTCAAAGATGACATGAAAATTGCCAGGGAAGAg ATTTTTGGACCCGTCCAAAGTATCTTGAAGTTTGACACATTCGATGAAGCGGTCGACCGCGCTAACGACACCAACTATGGCCTTGGAGCCGGAGTCATCACTAATGATATCACTACTGCATTATCCTTCGCCAAACATGTCCGCGCTGGAAGTatttg GGTGAATACATACAGTGTTGTTGCGACCCAAACCCCATTTGGAGGGTTTAAAGAATCTGGCATTGGCCGTGAACT GGGCGAAGACGGTATCTTACAATACTTAGAAACCAAAACTCTCACCATAAGCCTACCAAAACAGCCTGCGATTTAA